The following are from one region of the Vibrio rarus genome:
- a CDS encoding RNA methyltransferase produces MISKNQIKLLRALGQKKQRKAHGLFLVQGEKNVVELSRSSLVVKTVFATAEFLAENSAALSAFDCVEASLDELTKASTLVSNNAAIAIVEIPTVAVPKAQGLMIALDGVSDPGNLGTIIRVADWYGIKHIVASKDCADPYNPKTISATMGSFGRVCVSQLDLPSYLQQANLPIYGAFLQGESTHHKAFSAEGILLMGSESHGVREAAAQYVTDKVTIPAFGGAESLNVAMATGIILDNIRRQNNERC; encoded by the coding sequence ATGATTTCTAAAAACCAAATTAAACTTCTTCGGGCACTAGGGCAAAAGAAACAACGTAAGGCTCATGGTCTATTTTTAGTGCAAGGTGAAAAAAACGTTGTAGAGCTTAGTCGCAGTTCTCTTGTGGTAAAAACGGTATTTGCCACGGCGGAATTTTTGGCTGAAAACAGCGCAGCATTAAGTGCTTTTGATTGTGTAGAAGCGTCCCTTGATGAATTGACCAAAGCCAGTACCTTAGTGAGCAACAATGCCGCCATTGCTATTGTAGAGATCCCAACCGTTGCTGTGCCTAAAGCACAAGGTTTGATGATTGCTTTAGATGGTGTCTCCGACCCTGGAAATTTAGGTACGATTATTCGTGTCGCGGATTGGTATGGCATTAAGCATATAGTGGCCAGCAAAGATTGCGCCGATCCTTACAACCCAAAAACCATCAGTGCCACTATGGGCAGTTTTGGCCGTGTGTGTGTCAGCCAGTTAGATTTACCTAGCTATTTGCAACAGGCAAACTTGCCAATATACGGCGCTTTTTTGCAAGGGGAGAGCACTCACCATAAGGCATTTAGTGCAGAAGGTATCTTGCTGATGGGCAGTGAATCTCACGGTGTGCGAGAGGCCGCCGCTCAGTATGTGACAGATAAAGTGACCATTCCTGCATTTGGTGGTGCGGAGTCTTTGAATGTCGCCATGGCAACCGGTATCATCTTAGATAATATCCGTCGACAAAATAATGAGCGTTGTTAG
- the queF gene encoding NADPH-dependent 7-cyano-7-deazaguanine reductase QueF (Catalyzes the NADPH-dependent reduction of 7-cyano-7-deazaguanine (preQ0) to 7-aminomethyl-7-deazaguanine (preQ1) in queuosine biosynthesis) — MSKYSDAKELAGLTLGQKTQYSSQYDPTLLQAVPRSLNRDDLQLGQTLPFKGRDIWTLYELSWLNSNGLPQVAVGEVAIPADSPNLIESKSFKLYLNSYNQTQFSHWDEVQKQLICDLSQCAGGKVSVTLHKVQEFNQQPIVDMHGHCIDDQDITIHQYEFSADYLKDSVSDDEAAPHVSEILHSHLLKSNCLITNQPDWGSVEIRYSGKKIDQQALLRYLVSFREHNEFHEQCVERIFTDITRYCQPLSLSVYARYTRRGGLDINPFRTSLDSETDSPDNTLRLARQ, encoded by the coding sequence ATGAGCAAATATTCAGACGCAAAAGAGCTAGCCGGCCTAACCCTTGGACAAAAGACGCAATATTCGTCTCAATACGATCCAACACTATTGCAAGCCGTACCAAGAAGTTTAAACCGAGATGATCTACAACTGGGTCAAACTTTGCCATTCAAAGGTCGCGATATTTGGACGCTGTATGAACTTTCTTGGCTCAATAGCAATGGTTTACCTCAAGTTGCCGTTGGTGAGGTTGCTATCCCAGCAGACAGCCCAAACTTAATTGAATCCAAATCCTTTAAGCTCTATCTCAATAGCTACAACCAAACTCAATTTTCTCACTGGGACGAGGTTCAAAAGCAATTAATCTGCGATCTTTCTCAATGTGCTGGGGGTAAGGTCAGTGTGACACTACATAAAGTTCAAGAGTTTAATCAACAACCTATCGTAGATATGCACGGCCATTGCATTGACGATCAAGACATCACGATTCACCAGTATGAATTTAGCGCAGACTATCTAAAAGACAGTGTGAGTGATGATGAAGCCGCGCCTCATGTCAGCGAAATACTGCACAGTCACCTGCTTAAATCAAACTGCCTTATTACCAATCAACCAGACTGGGGCAGTGTTGAAATTCGCTATAGTGGCAAAAAAATCGATCAACAAGCATTATTGCGTTACCTGGTCTCTTTTAGAGAGCATAATGAATTTCATGAACAGTGTGTCGAACGTATTTTTACTGACATTACTCGCTACTGCCAACCTTTGTCGTTGTCTGTTTATGCTCGCTATACCCGTCGTGGCGGATTAGACATCAACCCTTTCCGCACCAGTTTAGATAGCGAGACAGACTCTCCTGACAACACTTTGCGCTTAGCGAGACAATAA
- the rlmM gene encoding 23S rRNA (cytidine(2498)-2'-O)-methyltransferase RlmM: MKQVILYCRAGFEKDCAGEIQDKANNLEVFGFPRVKRNSGYVLFECYSAGDADRLVREIDFKTLIFARQMFAVAAALEELPVADRISPILEALAEKTVPTCGDLRVETPDTNEAKELLKFCRKFTVPLRQAMRGKGLLYKKDNLKKPVMHLCFVEPGKCYVGYSYPSNNSQFFMGIPRLKFPADAPSRSTLKLEEAFHVFIPKNEWDERLSSGMWAVDLGACPGGWTYQLVKRSMFVHAIDNGMMAQSLMDTGQVKHHQADGFKFEPPRKNVTWLVCDMIEKPSRVAQLMGEWLIQGWCKEAIFNLKLPMKGRYDEVLQDIENLKVFLKENGIKFTLQAKHLYHDREEITVHVQAHTNLGW; this comes from the coding sequence TTGAAACAGGTTATTTTGTATTGTCGTGCGGGCTTTGAGAAAGACTGTGCGGGTGAGATTCAAGACAAAGCGAACAATCTTGAAGTGTTTGGCTTTCCCCGTGTAAAGCGTAACAGTGGTTATGTTTTATTTGAGTGTTACAGTGCAGGGGATGCGGATCGATTAGTGCGTGAAATTGATTTTAAAACCCTTATTTTTGCGCGCCAAATGTTTGCGGTTGCCGCCGCTCTGGAAGAGCTTCCTGTTGCTGATCGTATATCACCAATTCTTGAAGCTCTGGCTGAGAAAACAGTGCCAACGTGTGGGGATTTACGAGTAGAGACGCCAGATACCAATGAAGCCAAAGAGCTATTGAAATTCTGTCGTAAATTTACCGTTCCTTTGCGTCAAGCCATGCGTGGTAAAGGCTTGTTGTATAAAAAAGACAACCTAAAAAAACCCGTAATGCATTTGTGCTTTGTGGAGCCGGGTAAGTGTTATGTGGGTTACTCGTACCCAAGTAATAACTCTCAGTTCTTTATGGGGATCCCTCGTCTAAAATTCCCAGCGGATGCGCCTAGTCGTTCCACATTAAAGTTAGAAGAAGCGTTCCATGTCTTTATCCCTAAAAATGAATGGGATGAAAGACTCTCTTCAGGCATGTGGGCGGTGGACTTGGGCGCCTGTCCTGGCGGTTGGACTTATCAGTTAGTTAAGCGTTCTATGTTTGTGCACGCAATTGATAACGGCATGATGGCGCAAAGCCTAATGGATACAGGCCAAGTGAAGCATCATCAAGCCGATGGTTTTAAGTTTGAACCACCACGTAAAAATGTGACTTGGCTGGTGTGTGACATGATTGAAAAGCCTTCTCGAGTGGCTCAGTTAATGGGAGAGTGGTTGATCCAAGGTTGGTGTAAAGAAGCCATCTTCAACTTAAAACTGCCAATGAAAGGACGTTATGATGAAGTGCTGCAAGATATTGAAAACTTGAAGGTGTTCTTGAAAGAAAATGGCATTAAATTCACCTTACAAGCTAAACATCTTTATCATGATAGAGAAGAAATTACGGTGCATGTGCAAGCACATACTAACTTAGGTTGGTAG
- the ppnN gene encoding nucleotide 5'-monophosphate nucleosidase PpnN: MITTINPVGSMGLLSQLEVERLKKTASSDIYTLYRNCTLAVLNSGSHTDDSAKLLKQYQSFDVNVLSRERGIKLELNNAPEHAFVDGTIIKGIQEHLFAVLRDIVFVHMNMEQNDKLNLDNSIHVTNLVFGILRNAKALIPGIDPNLVVCWGGHSISEAEYQYTRLVGHELGLRELNICTGCGPGAMEGPMKGAAIGHAKQRHAQTRYIGLTEPSIIAAEPPNPIVNELIIMPDIEKRLEAFVRIAHGIVIFPGGPGTAEELLYALGIMMHPKNQDQPLPIVLTGPKESEDYFLSIDHFIRDTLGEEAQKYYDIVIDDPAKAARIIKQAMPAVKQHRKVNEDAYSYNWSLHIEPDFQVPFNPTHENMHNLDLHMDQPAEKLAANLRKAFSGVVAGNVKAEGIAEIEKKGPFIIDGDKELMKKMDTLLNDFVTQQRMKLPGSEYIPCYRVQTSD; encoded by the coding sequence ATGATCACAACAATAAACCCTGTAGGAAGTATGGGGCTTCTTTCTCAACTAGAAGTGGAACGCCTTAAAAAAACCGCTTCAAGTGATATCTATACTCTGTACCGTAACTGTACCCTAGCGGTACTCAATTCAGGCAGTCACACCGATGACAGTGCCAAGTTACTTAAACAATATCAATCCTTTGACGTTAACGTATTAAGTCGAGAACGAGGCATTAAACTCGAACTCAATAACGCTCCTGAACATGCTTTTGTGGACGGTACCATAATTAAAGGTATACAAGAGCACCTGTTCGCTGTCCTTCGAGACATCGTTTTTGTGCACATGAATATGGAGCAAAACGATAAGCTCAATCTCGACAATTCCATTCATGTAACTAACTTAGTGTTTGGTATTTTACGTAATGCGAAAGCCCTTATCCCTGGTATCGACCCAAACTTAGTGGTGTGCTGGGGAGGACATTCCATCAGTGAAGCGGAATATCAATACACTCGCCTTGTAGGGCATGAGTTGGGGCTTAGAGAGCTCAACATTTGTACTGGCTGTGGTCCTGGCGCAATGGAAGGCCCAATGAAAGGGGCAGCCATTGGTCATGCAAAACAAAGACATGCCCAAACCCGTTATATTGGCTTAACCGAACCCTCCATTATCGCCGCAGAGCCGCCAAACCCCATCGTTAACGAACTCATTATCATGCCAGATATAGAGAAACGTTTAGAAGCCTTTGTGCGCATTGCACACGGTATTGTGATATTTCCTGGTGGCCCAGGTACAGCGGAAGAACTGCTGTATGCTCTTGGCATCATGATGCACCCTAAAAACCAAGATCAGCCTCTGCCCATCGTATTAACTGGGCCAAAAGAGAGCGAGGATTATTTCTTATCCATTGACCACTTTATTCGTGACACCTTAGGTGAAGAAGCGCAGAAGTACTATGACATTGTTATCGATGATCCAGCAAAAGCGGCGCGCATCATTAAACAGGCCATGCCCGCGGTAAAACAGCACCGTAAAGTCAATGAAGATGCCTATAGCTACAACTGGTCGTTACATATCGAACCGGATTTTCAGGTACCTTTCAACCCCACCCATGAGAACATGCACAATCTAGATCTGCACATGGATCAGCCAGCGGAAAAACTGGCAGCGAACCTACGCAAAGCCTTTTCTGGTGTTGTTGCTGGTAATGTAAAAGCGGAAGGGATTGCTGAAATTGAAAAGAAAGGACCTTTTATCATTGATGGCGATAAAGAACTCATGAAAAAAATGGATACTTTGCTCAATGATTTCGTAACACAGCAAAGAATGAAACTGCCTGGCTCGGAATACATCCCTTGCTATCGAGTTCAAACCTCAGATTAA
- a CDS encoding Zn-ribbon-containing protein: MFVCELQFECFENTTITAVEKAINGLMEALRFNGQVLGREFPLAMDGASFSLRCVCPEEDSLHPKYHSDFVRFSLNKLSQAGVLSPKVRTLGQDLNSEQTSPQSEPSWQILYTTYVHTCSPLRSGDTFMPIPLYRNPPTLNGDHKSIVKWQTEWQACDELQMAGGCKAEHAALHELTSIDSDIYRRGWDLRGRIEYITTIPTYYYLYRVGGESLALEKQRKCPKCGGEWLLEEPLHDMFHFKCDSCRLLSNISWDHLK, encoded by the coding sequence ATGTTCGTGTGTGAATTGCAGTTTGAGTGCTTTGAAAACACCACGATCACCGCAGTAGAAAAAGCCATTAATGGCCTTATGGAAGCGCTACGTTTTAATGGCCAAGTATTAGGTCGCGAATTTCCATTGGCAATGGATGGAGCAAGCTTTAGTTTGCGTTGTGTCTGCCCGGAAGAGGACAGTCTGCATCCTAAATATCACTCTGATTTTGTTCGTTTTTCGTTAAACAAGCTGTCACAAGCAGGCGTCTTATCTCCCAAAGTGCGTACACTGGGTCAAGATCTTAACTCAGAGCAAACCTCACCACAGAGTGAGCCGAGCTGGCAGATTTTGTATACCACCTATGTACACACCTGTTCGCCATTAAGAAGTGGTGACACTTTTATGCCCATTCCGCTGTATCGTAACCCACCCACCTTAAATGGCGATCATAAGTCGATAGTGAAGTGGCAAACCGAATGGCAGGCGTGTGATGAGTTGCAAATGGCAGGAGGGTGTAAAGCCGAACATGCCGCATTGCATGAGCTCACCTCTATTGATAGCGATATTTATCGTCGTGGTTGGGATTTGCGGGGCCGCATTGAATACATCACAACAATCCCAACTTACTATTATCTATATAGAGTGGGTGGCGAAAGCTTAGCGTTAGAGAAACAACGCAAGTGTCCTAAGTGCGGCGGTGAATGGCTATTAGAGGAACCTTTGCATGATATGTTCCACTTTAAGTGCGATTCATGTCGATTACTTTCAAACATTTCATGGGATCACCTCAAGTAA
- the syd gene encoding SecY-interacting protein — protein sequence MSNSIANTLHSIHQQYLKTFEQEYGTLPTSSQLVGVASPCIVETQDGEVYWQPIQREQCADFSNVEKGIELELHSDIKQFYSCHYSADLSMSWQGKPLTLLQIWNDEDFVRLQENILGHLVTQRRLKIKPTVFIAAIDSDLDVISICNITGNVVLETLGTSKREVLSENVQVFLQNLAVEV from the coding sequence ATGTCCAATTCTATTGCTAATACGCTTCACTCGATTCATCAACAATACCTAAAAACCTTTGAGCAAGAGTACGGCACTTTGCCTACCAGTTCACAGTTAGTGGGAGTGGCTTCACCTTGTATCGTAGAGACTCAAGATGGGGAAGTGTATTGGCAGCCAATACAAAGAGAGCAATGTGCTGATTTTTCAAATGTAGAAAAAGGCATTGAGCTTGAGCTACATTCCGATATTAAGCAGTTTTATAGTTGTCATTACAGTGCCGATCTCAGCATGAGTTGGCAAGGAAAACCATTGACGTTACTGCAAATATGGAATGATGAAGATTTTGTGCGTCTGCAAGAAAACATTCTGGGTCACTTGGTGACTCAGCGCCGTTTAAAGATCAAACCCACGGTATTTATCGCCGCTATTGATTCGGATCTTGATGTGATCTCCATCTGTAACATTACCGGCAACGTGGTACTTGAAACATTAGGTACCAGTAAGCGAGAAGTGCTAAGCGAGAACGTTCAGGTGTTTTTGCAAAACTTGGCTGTCGAGGTTTAG
- the fdxA gene encoding ferredoxin FdxA — MAFVVTDNCIKCKYTDCVAVCPADAFYEGPNFMVISPIECIDCGLCVPECDAQAIFQEEELSPDQEVFIQLNEELAEVWPNITEVKPALADADEWNGVPNKLSMLEK, encoded by the coding sequence ATGGCGTTTGTCGTAACTGATAATTGTATAAAATGTAAATACACTGATTGCGTGGCGGTATGCCCTGCGGATGCATTTTATGAAGGGCCTAACTTTATGGTGATAAGCCCTATCGAGTGCATTGATTGTGGGTTGTGTGTCCCAGAATGTGACGCACAAGCGATCTTCCAAGAAGAAGAACTGTCGCCAGATCAAGAAGTCTTCATTCAACTTAATGAAGAGTTAGCCGAAGTGTGGCCAAACATAACCGAGGTAAAGCCAGCACTGGCAGATGCCGATGAGTGGAATGGCGTACCAAACAAACTCTCAATGCTGGAAAAGTAA
- the xni gene encoding flap endonuclease Xni, with translation MSIHLVIIDALNLIRRVHSAQPDETDIQRTIETTTRTLKRILNESEPSHIIAVFDHQQQMRGWREQRFPQYKQNRKPMPEALALGLDSIQQAWWDLGIDSLLSEGDEADDLVATLAVKLANQQHQVTIISTDKGYCQLLSPTLRIRDYFQHRWLDNSFVEKEFAVQISQLPDYWGLTGISGTGLSGVPGIGPKAAREILAQNIGLEEAFANQELPEKYKKKITGQEEHALLCRELASLKTDLELGFNLQDLRWSQPAS, from the coding sequence ATGTCTATACACTTAGTTATCATTGACGCTCTCAACCTCATTCGCAGAGTGCACTCTGCACAGCCCGATGAAACGGATATCCAACGTACAATAGAAACCACCACCCGTACCCTAAAACGCATTCTCAATGAATCAGAGCCCAGCCATATCATTGCGGTTTTTGATCATCAACAGCAAATGCGCGGCTGGCGTGAGCAACGTTTTCCACAATACAAACAAAACCGCAAACCTATGCCAGAGGCGCTTGCATTAGGTTTAGACTCCATTCAGCAAGCTTGGTGGGATTTAGGCATTGATTCTCTGCTCTCTGAAGGGGATGAAGCCGATGATTTAGTGGCGACTCTAGCCGTAAAATTGGCCAATCAGCAACACCAAGTGACGATCATTTCTACCGATAAAGGCTACTGCCAATTACTCTCCCCCACCTTACGCATACGCGATTATTTCCAACATCGCTGGCTAGATAACAGCTTTGTAGAAAAAGAGTTTGCGGTGCAGATATCGCAACTGCCCGATTATTGGGGACTGACGGGGATCAGTGGCACTGGGCTAAGTGGCGTACCAGGAATTGGCCCTAAAGCGGCCAGAGAAATACTGGCACAAAACATAGGCTTAGAAGAGGCTTTTGCTAACCAAGAGTTGCCAGAAAAGTATAAGAAAAAAATCACAGGCCAAGAAGAGCACGCTTTGCTATGCCGCGAGCTCGCCTCTTTAAAAACCGACTTAGAGTTAGGCTTTAACCTGCAAGATCTTCGTTGGTCTCAGCCAGCCTCTTAA
- a CDS encoding tetratricopeptide repeat protein: protein MRPLLRLTSLSLLALFSIILAMPTMASETHPNLTKDLLDARRLVHITPLQSKNKAKAYLHYHGNNRSEEDYSASAIKRKMTPITKATNEVHAHQTIGIADYLLGNYRSSLSNIDQSISISASNHLKAKELESKILKIKLLWGMTNDIRKVDTSLAEIDQTLKSSKFEPETKAWLSYKLSLVHATIDSDLDKSESAEKYFLSAKKYAEKLSTYQEGLEASLQLGQYYLKVHNLNSALKELIESYWLAIGQDNARYIARANHLLADLYFERQIYSKAQEHLSQAASYYGNYEQSPLFASVLRKLADVYFIQGRYNLALVHYFNVLDQELAEKDVDKIIDLRLKLTETYLNLYNFTLAERYLNRATELLNYTDNKTQNVTATLLTAQLYFLKKQPQKAEDLAQEVLQQSQDMHDQVIQLKTLSLLYRITKSVHKDKESLTYLEKYNRLTAINLNHKNELLSHTFLDQVKSIEQSIHYKDQVEELTDLSVEFDKTKKFTLLLGFACTVLFFLLVLNIRRAGRKQKLITELNQELYTHPHSGLKNIRMLNRKLPDSLHRSTYNYEQWRFGQLIDEPLNDRLKFALVDVPMLADIYTEHGYKAGRTEERSFGDHIRSHLIEGARLYHLSDCSFLYIEPNPGKLHQPELLYKQFEEIISSFETQYQVKQNFAVSIADYPFLPRAYTVINDEDLIDLLLLASDICNSIVQLENHSQWVAFTAIPLAPAACFSQNDIRRSSLNAIRKGLIKVHTSGTEDSLTTVLDKLPRHDEDSPLISS from the coding sequence ATGCGTCCTTTACTCAGATTAACTTCCCTATCACTACTGGCACTGTTTAGTATCATTTTAGCGATGCCTACCATGGCCTCGGAAACGCACCCTAATCTGACAAAGGACCTGCTTGATGCAAGACGACTGGTCCATATCACACCGTTACAGTCAAAAAATAAGGCCAAGGCCTACCTCCATTATCACGGCAACAATAGAAGCGAAGAAGACTACTCGGCCAGTGCCATAAAACGTAAAATGACGCCGATAACCAAAGCAACCAATGAAGTGCACGCCCATCAAACAATAGGGATCGCCGATTATCTGCTAGGGAACTACCGCTCTTCTTTGTCGAACATAGATCAAAGTATTAGTATCAGCGCCTCAAATCACCTCAAAGCAAAAGAGTTAGAGTCAAAAATACTTAAAATCAAGCTGTTATGGGGGATGACCAATGATATACGCAAGGTGGACACTTCATTAGCTGAAATAGATCAGACACTTAAATCGTCTAAATTTGAACCCGAAACAAAAGCTTGGCTATCGTATAAACTGAGCTTAGTGCACGCCACCATTGACTCAGACTTAGACAAAAGTGAATCTGCCGAGAAATATTTCCTGAGCGCTAAAAAATACGCCGAAAAATTAAGTACTTACCAAGAAGGCCTGGAAGCCAGCTTACAACTGGGCCAATACTACCTGAAAGTTCACAACCTTAATTCAGCATTAAAAGAGCTTATTGAAAGCTATTGGTTGGCCATAGGTCAAGATAATGCTCGTTATATTGCCCGCGCTAATCACTTGTTGGCCGATCTTTACTTTGAACGACAAATCTACAGCAAAGCTCAAGAACACCTTTCACAAGCGGCAAGCTACTATGGTAACTATGAGCAATCGCCACTGTTTGCCAGCGTGCTGAGAAAGTTAGCGGATGTCTACTTTATTCAAGGTCGCTATAACCTTGCGTTAGTTCATTACTTTAATGTTTTGGATCAAGAGCTTGCAGAAAAAGATGTGGATAAGATCATTGATCTCCGTTTAAAACTAACGGAAACCTACTTAAATTTATATAACTTTACCCTAGCAGAACGCTACCTTAACCGTGCCACTGAGTTACTTAATTATACCGATAACAAAACTCAAAATGTGACAGCGACGCTGCTCACCGCTCAGCTCTACTTTTTAAAAAAACAACCCCAGAAAGCCGAAGACTTAGCCCAGGAAGTCCTGCAGCAGTCCCAAGATATGCACGACCAAGTCATACAACTTAAAACGTTATCTTTGCTATACCGCATCACCAAATCGGTGCACAAGGATAAGGAGTCACTCACCTATCTTGAGAAGTACAACAGGCTTACCGCAATTAACCTCAACCATAAAAATGAACTGTTGAGCCACACCTTTCTCGACCAAGTAAAATCCATAGAGCAATCTATCCATTACAAAGACCAAGTGGAAGAACTCACTGATCTCAGTGTGGAATTTGATAAAACCAAAAAATTCACTCTACTGCTTGGCTTTGCTTGTACTGTGTTGTTTTTCTTACTGGTACTGAACATTCGTCGAGCGGGACGCAAACAAAAACTCATTACTGAGCTAAATCAAGAGCTGTACACTCACCCTCACTCAGGGTTAAAAAACATACGCATGCTCAACCGTAAATTACCAGACTCATTGCATCGTTCTACCTACAATTACGAGCAATGGCGCTTTGGACAGTTAATTGATGAGCCTTTAAATGATCGTCTAAAATTTGCCTTGGTTGATGTGCCTATGTTGGCAGATATCTATACCGAGCATGGCTATAAGGCAGGGCGTACTGAAGAGCGATCTTTTGGCGATCACATTAGAAGCCACCTAATTGAGGGGGCGCGGCTTTACCACCTCTCAGATTGCTCATTTTTATACATAGAACCCAACCCAGGTAAGTTGCATCAACCAGAATTACTGTATAAACAATTTGAAGAGATCATCAGTAGCTTTGAAACGCAATATCAGGTCAAACAAAACTTTGCGGTAAGTATTGCCGACTACCCATTTTTGCCACGAGCCTACACTGTAATTAACGATGAAGATCTTATCGATCTCCTGTTACTAGCCTCAGATATCTGTAACAGTATTGTGCAACTTGAAAATCACAGTCAATGGGTCGCATTTACCGCGATTCCATTAGCTCCTGCGGCGTGCTTCTCGCAAAATGACATACGTCGCTCGAGTTTAAATGCGATTCGCAAGGGTCTCATCAAGGTTCATACATCAGGCACTGAAGACAGTTTAACCACCGTACTCGACAAACTGCCTAGGCACGATGAAGACTCACCATTAATTTCAAGCTAG
- a CDS encoding NAD(P)/FAD-dependent oxidoreductase: protein MIRLTEIKLPLDHKEEAIQAAIVKKLGITAEDILSFNIFKRGYDARKKSKILLIYTLDVVVDNEASLLEAFSDDPHVKPTPDMAYKFVTKAPANLTERPVVIGFGPCGLFAGLVLAQMGFKPIIVERGKEVRERTKDTFGFWRKRNLNPESNVQFGEGGAGTFSDGKLYSQIKDPKHYSRKVINEFVDAGAPAEIKFVSKPHIGTFKLVTMIEKMRAKIIELGGEIRFSTRVDDVHMQDGQLTGVTLSNGETIHSRYVVLAVGHSARDTFEMLHERGVYMEAKPFSVGFRIEHKQSMIDEARFGKNAGNPILGAADYKLVHHCKNGRTVYSFCMCPGGTVVAATSEEGRVVTNGMSQYSRAERNANSAIVVGISPEQDYPGDALAGIRLQRELESGAFKLGGETYDAPAQKIGDFLKGNDPSAIGTVEPSFTPGIKLTDISKALPDYAIEAIREAIPAFDKKIKGFATPDGLLTGVETRTSSPISIKRGKDYQSVNLKGFYPAGEGAGYAGGILSAGIDGIKVAEALAMAMVADAEE from the coding sequence ATGATACGTTTAACCGAAATTAAGCTTCCTTTAGATCATAAAGAAGAAGCCATTCAAGCTGCAATAGTGAAAAAACTGGGCATTACTGCCGAAGACATTCTCTCTTTTAATATCTTTAAACGTGGCTACGATGCTCGTAAAAAATCAAAGATCTTGCTGATCTATACATTGGATGTCGTGGTTGATAACGAAGCGTCATTGCTTGAAGCATTTAGTGACGATCCGCACGTTAAACCTACTCCAGATATGGCGTATAAGTTTGTGACGAAAGCCCCTGCAAACCTAACCGAGCGCCCTGTGGTGATTGGTTTTGGTCCTTGTGGTTTGTTTGCCGGTTTAGTCCTAGCGCAAATGGGTTTTAAGCCGATTATTGTTGAGCGCGGAAAAGAAGTACGTGAGCGCACAAAAGATACCTTTGGTTTTTGGCGTAAACGCAACCTTAACCCGGAATCTAACGTGCAGTTTGGTGAAGGTGGCGCAGGTACTTTCTCTGACGGCAAGCTATACAGTCAGATCAAAGATCCTAAGCATTATAGCCGTAAAGTAATTAATGAATTTGTGGATGCGGGTGCGCCGGCGGAAATCAAGTTTGTTAGTAAGCCACATATTGGCACTTTTAAACTGGTCACCATGATTGAAAAAATGCGTGCAAAAATCATTGAGCTAGGAGGTGAGATTCGCTTTAGTACTCGTGTGGATGATGTACACATGCAAGATGGACAACTCACTGGGGTTACTTTGTCAAATGGCGAAACGATTCACTCGCGTTACGTAGTGTTAGCGGTTGGTCATAGTGCGCGTGATACGTTTGAGATGCTGCATGAACGCGGCGTGTACATGGAAGCGAAACCGTTTTCTGTGGGCTTTCGCATTGAACATAAACAATCCATGATTGATGAAGCGCGCTTTGGTAAAAACGCGGGCAACCCAATTCTTGGCGCAGCAGATTACAAATTGGTTCATCACTGTAAAAATGGCCGTACTGTATATAGCTTCTGTATGTGTCCTGGGGGTACGGTAGTGGCAGCAACATCTGAAGAGGGTCGCGTTGTGACGAACGGCATGAGCCAATACTCACGTGCAGAGCGTAATGCGAACAGTGCGATTGTCGTTGGCATATCACCAGAACAAGACTACCCAGGAGATGCATTAGCAGGGATTCGTTTACAACGTGAATTAGAATCTGGCGCATTTAAACTGGGCGGCGAAACCTACGATGCCCCAGCGCAAAAAATTGGGGATTTCTTAAAAGGTAACGATCCTAGTGCTATCGGCACTGTAGAGCCATCATTTACTCCCGGTATTAAGTTGACGGATATTTCTAAAGCGTTACCAGACTACGCTATTGAAGCCATCCGAGAAGCGATTCCAGCCTTTGATAAAAAGATCAAAGGCTTTGCTACACCAGACGGCTTGCTAACAGGAGTAGAAACACGTACTTCTTCACCAATTAGCATTAAACGTGGTAAAGATTATCAAAGTGTAAACCTAAAAGGCTTCTATCCAGCAGGTGAAGGTGCAGGTTACGCTGGTGGCATTTTGTCAGCAGGTATCGATGGCATTAAAGTGGCAGAAGCTCTGGCTATGGCAATGGTTGCGGATGCTGAAGAGTGA